One Halovivax ruber XH-70 genomic region harbors:
- a CDS encoding phosphoenolpyruvate carboxykinase (ATP), whose product MSETGTEPPTYATRLPDPERASNIRYNPTLTELRSLARDDERTTEYGSPAYVSKYRSRSADRTKNAIDDELTEADHSLVLDAVTSLSDRDLLCVDRLVGRHPDATYCCRLFVPTAYARIALTWAKLFEPTDGREPDFQTVQLPDAEETAIRIFPDEGTTAVLGSDYTGEAKKSFLRLFMYRAKENGGLGLHAGSKRVTVTDDESTERTVGQLFLGLSATGKSTLTSHGCWLDEPEHAAMLQDDVCALLPDGSVAGSEGQGLYIKTHGLTQSEQPALYDAATAESAVFENVAVDEDGAVDFEDDQYTANGRAVVQREELESAAEEIDLDGVDQIFFITRNPLMPPVTRLDDQQAAVAFMLGESIETSAGDPSRAGESIRVVGTNPFIIGPEGTEGNIFRELVRSLDVDCYVMNTGYIGQQTVDIGVTESVTLLTEIARGTVEWRTDDRMGLTIPESVPGLDIEQFYVPDHVEDYDDARTALREERAAYLDSFPQLDDEIADAVY is encoded by the coding sequence ATGTCCGAAACCGGGACAGAACCGCCGACGTACGCGACCCGGCTCCCCGACCCGGAACGTGCGTCGAATATTCGGTACAATCCGACACTCACCGAACTCCGCTCGCTCGCGCGCGACGACGAGCGAACGACGGAGTACGGCTCCCCTGCGTACGTCAGCAAGTATCGCTCCCGCAGCGCAGATCGAACGAAGAACGCGATCGACGACGAACTAACCGAGGCGGATCACTCACTCGTTCTCGACGCCGTCACCTCTCTCTCGGATCGTGATCTCCTCTGCGTCGATCGGCTCGTCGGGCGCCACCCCGACGCGACGTACTGCTGTCGGCTGTTCGTTCCGACGGCGTACGCTCGAATTGCCCTCACCTGGGCGAAACTCTTCGAACCGACCGACGGCCGCGAACCGGACTTCCAGACCGTTCAACTTCCTGACGCCGAGGAGACGGCGATCCGCATCTTTCCCGACGAGGGAACGACCGCCGTCCTCGGCTCCGACTACACCGGCGAAGCCAAGAAATCGTTCCTCCGGCTGTTCATGTATCGGGCCAAAGAGAACGGTGGGCTCGGCCTCCACGCCGGAAGCAAGCGGGTAACGGTGACCGACGACGAATCGACGGAACGGACGGTCGGCCAACTGTTCCTCGGACTCTCCGCGACGGGTAAATCGACGCTTACGTCCCACGGGTGCTGGCTCGACGAGCCCGAACACGCCGCGATGCTCCAGGACGACGTCTGTGCACTGTTGCCGGATGGATCCGTCGCTGGTAGCGAGGGCCAGGGCCTGTACATCAAGACCCACGGGTTGACCCAGAGCGAACAACCGGCCCTCTACGACGCGGCGACGGCAGAGTCAGCCGTCTTCGAAAACGTCGCCGTCGACGAAGACGGGGCCGTCGACTTCGAGGACGACCAGTACACGGCGAACGGGCGGGCGGTCGTCCAGCGCGAGGAACTCGAGAGTGCAGCCGAGGAAATCGACCTCGACGGGGTCGACCAGATATTCTTCATCACCCGGAACCCCCTCATGCCGCCCGTCACCAGGCTGGACGACCAACAGGCGGCAGTCGCCTTCATGCTCGGCGAGTCCATCGAGACGAGCGCCGGCGATCCGTCGCGGGCGGGCGAATCGATTCGCGTCGTCGGGACGAATCCGTTCATCATCGGACCGGAGGGCACGGAGGGGAACATCTTCAGAGAACTCGTCCGCTCGCTCGACGTCGACTGCTACGTCATGAACACGGGTTACATCGGCCAGCAGACGGTCGATATCGGCGTCACGGAGTCAGTAACGCTCCTGACGGAGATCGCACGAGGAACTGTCGAGTGGCGAACGGACGACCGGATGGGGCTGACGATCCCTGAATCCGTCCCCGGTCTCGATATCGAGCAGTTCTACGTCCCGGACCACGTCGAGGATTACGACGACGCACGAACCGCACTCCGGGAGGAACGAGCGGCGTATCTCGATTCGTTCCCACAACTCGACGACGAGATTGCTGACGCCGTCTACTGA
- a CDS encoding PRC-barrel domain-containing protein, producing MDERPQEITSLVGREVYTKNGVFVGEVEDLKLNLDVRSVTGLAVGSLNTELFEHEARQGQGVVVPYRWVRAVGDVILVADVVERVRDPDDEEEIVA from the coding sequence ATGGACGAACGACCCCAGGAAATTACGTCACTCGTCGGCCGCGAAGTGTACACGAAAAACGGCGTTTTCGTCGGCGAGGTCGAAGATCTCAAACTCAACCTCGACGTTCGATCGGTCACCGGTCTCGCCGTCGGCAGTCTCAATACGGAACTGTTCGAACACGAAGCGCGCCAGGGCCAGGGCGTCGTCGTTCCCTATCGCTGGGTTCGCGCCGTTGGCGACGTCATCCTCGTCGCGGACGTCGTCGAACGCGTCCGCGATCCGGACGACGAAGAAGAGATCGTCGCCTGA
- a CDS encoding DHH family phosphoesterase produces the protein MNSGASISSTSSYAILGCGSVGYAVAEELVEQGKDVRIIDQDESRVESLRDQDLDARAADISEPKIVELIEDRDVVLILASDVEANEAAVEHVRSANTEQFVIARASDPVSGDELAELGADVVINPSAVIADSALRALESGELEHNAQTLASIIDETTDRLAIVTKNNPDPDSIASAAALQAIAENRNVDSDIIYFGDLGHQENRAFVNLLGIELHLWEDVADETPYDTVALVDHTGQPGIDRPIDIVIDHHDADTEADPTFADVRPSMTSTSTIMTKYIQEFDLNVSEEVATALLYGIRAETLDFKRDTTPADLTAAAYLYPFANHDTLEQVESPSMSPETLDVLAEAIANRDVQGSHLVSNAGFVRDREALSQAANHLLNLEGVTTTAVFGVAEETIFLSARSKDIRINIGKVLTDAYGEIGEVAGHSTQSSAEIPLGIFTGIEITDGTRETLLELTEEAVKQTLFDAMGVEGSEGSNGN, from the coding sequence ATGAACTCGGGGGCATCCATCTCCTCGACGTCGAGTTACGCCATACTCGGCTGTGGGAGCGTGGGGTACGCGGTCGCGGAGGAACTCGTCGAACAGGGGAAAGACGTCCGGATCATCGACCAGGACGAGAGCCGGGTCGAATCGCTGAGAGATCAGGATCTGGACGCACGAGCCGCCGACATCAGCGAACCGAAGATCGTGGAACTGATCGAGGATCGCGACGTCGTCCTGATCCTCGCCTCCGACGTGGAGGCGAACGAGGCTGCCGTCGAGCACGTCCGAAGCGCTAACACCGAACAGTTCGTCATCGCCCGTGCGAGCGACCCCGTCTCCGGTGACGAACTCGCCGAACTCGGCGCCGACGTCGTGATCAACCCCTCCGCAGTGATCGCGGATTCGGCCCTTCGTGCCCTCGAATCGGGCGAACTCGAACACAACGCCCAGACGCTCGCCTCGATCATCGACGAGACGACGGATCGGCTCGCCATCGTCACGAAGAACAATCCGGATCCGGATTCGATCGCGAGCGCAGCGGCGTTGCAGGCTATCGCCGAGAACCGGAACGTCGACTCCGACATCATCTACTTCGGAGACCTGGGCCACCAGGAGAATCGAGCGTTCGTGAATCTGCTCGGAATCGAATTACACCTCTGGGAAGACGTCGCCGACGAGACGCCGTACGATACCGTCGCCCTCGTCGATCACACCGGCCAGCCCGGCATCGACCGCCCAATCGACATCGTGATCGACCACCACGACGCCGACACGGAAGCCGACCCGACGTTCGCCGACGTCAGACCGAGCATGACCTCGACGTCGACGATCATGACGAAGTACATCCAGGAGTTCGACCTGAACGTCTCCGAGGAAGTCGCCACCGCACTCCTGTACGGTATCCGGGCCGAGACGCTCGACTTCAAGCGGGACACGACGCCAGCCGACCTCACCGCCGCCGCATACCTCTATCCGTTCGCAAATCACGACACCCTGGAGCAAGTCGAATCACCGTCCATGTCGCCCGAGACGTTGGACGTGCTCGCGGAGGCGATCGCAAATCGTGATGTCCAGGGGAGTCATCTGGTCTCGAACGCCGGATTCGTCCGCGACAGAGAGGCGCTGTCGCAGGCGGCGAACCACCTCCTCAATCTCGAGGGCGTGACCACGACGGCCGTGTTCGGTGTCGCCGAAGAGACGATCTTCCTCTCGGCTCGATCGAAAGACATCCGGATCAACATCGGCAAAGTCCTCACCGACGCCTACGGTGAAATCGGCGAGGTCGCCGGCCACTCCACGCAGTCGAGTGCCGAGATTCCACTCGGCATCTTCACCGGGATCGAAATCACCGACGGGACCAGAGAGACACTCCTCGAACTGACAGAAGAGGCCGTCAAACAGACGCTCTTCGACGCGATGGGCGTCGAGGGATCCGAAGGATCGAACGGAAACTAG
- a CDS encoding Lrp/AsnC family transcriptional regulator has translation MENDPLDNLDRRILHLLQLDARGASDTDIADETDVTGTTIHNRIKQLEEQGIITGYNPELDYERAGYPMQVLFICSTDLSRRSEMAEEALEVRGVVNVREMLSGEENLHVEVVAESTSEVEESTDQLDALGLRIVSSNILAEEHIQPWNHFHQKFAGEDPDAAEEIGSSEE, from the coding sequence ATGGAAAACGACCCACTCGACAATCTCGACAGGCGCATCCTGCACCTGTTACAGTTGGACGCCCGCGGGGCCTCCGATACGGACATCGCTGATGAAACGGACGTTACCGGAACGACCATCCACAACCGAATCAAGCAACTGGAGGAGCAGGGCATTATCACCGGCTACAATCCGGAACTCGACTACGAGCGGGCGGGGTATCCGATGCAAGTGTTGTTCATCTGCTCGACGGACCTTTCCCGCCGGTCGGAGATGGCCGAGGAAGCCCTCGAAGTTCGGGGTGTCGTCAACGTCCGGGAAATGCTGTCCGGCGAGGAAAACCTCCACGTCGAGGTCGTCGCCGAATCGACGTCTGAAGTCGAGGAGAGTACCGACCAGTTAGACGCGCTCGGCCTCCGAATCGTGAGTAGCAACATTCTGGCAGAAGAACACATCCAGCCATGGAATCACTTCCATCAGAAGTTTGCCGGTGAGGATCCCGATGCGGCCGAGGAAATCGGTTCGTCCGAGGAGTAG
- a CDS encoding DUF7344 domain-containing protein, which yields MEARTKSEMNEIFTLLRHPYRRYVLYHLIRESETVDFDTLTASLANWDADQPEESQTINSTTIEVQLRHMHLPKLADAGLITFAQDGQSIQLDGINGLSQFIDQAARIDGHAPPAAGD from the coding sequence ATGGAAGCACGAACAAAATCAGAGATGAACGAGATCTTTACCCTATTGAGGCATCCGTACCGGCGCTACGTCTTGTATCACCTGATCCGAGAGTCCGAGACCGTGGACTTCGACACGCTGACTGCTTCACTCGCCAACTGGGACGCTGATCAACCTGAGGAGAGTCAAACCATCAACAGTACTACCATCGAGGTGCAACTTCGTCATATGCACCTCCCGAAGCTCGCTGATGCTGGCCTCATCACGTTCGCTCAGGATGGCCAATCGATCCAGCTTGACGGAATCAATGGGCTCAGCCAGTTCATCGACCAGGCGGCACGTATCGACGGCCATGCTCCGCCCGCCGCGGGCGATTGA
- a CDS encoding HalOD1 output domain-containing protein: MTQSHEDEIVHRKMNTDRAEPAVAIAEVVAELEGKQPDELTPTYNCIDGVISKLYSNPPSPEAQITVEFTYSGYRITVEQSGAAEFVQVT, from the coding sequence ATGACACAATCCCACGAAGACGAGATCGTTCACCGGAAAATGAACACTGACAGAGCGGAGCCGGCTGTTGCGATTGCGGAAGTTGTCGCTGAGCTCGAGGGGAAACAACCGGACGAATTGACACCGACCTACAACTGCATCGACGGGGTAATCTCGAAGCTGTATTCGAATCCGCCGTCACCAGAGGCACAGATCACCGTCGAATTCACGTACAGCGGCTACCGTATCACCGTCGAGCAGAGTGGCGCCGCGGAGTTCGTCCAGGTCACGTAA
- the pyrI gene encoding aspartate carbamoyltransferase regulatory subunit: MSENHKLRVSKIRNGTVIDHVHAGQALNVLAILGIDGSDGEEVSVGMNVPSDRLATKDIVKVEGRELNQDEVDVLSLIAPEATINIVREYDVVEKHRVERPDTVEGILSCPNAGCITAADEPVTSRFDVLADGVRCVYCERIVRDEIASLIEP; this comes from the coding sequence ATGAGTGAGAACCACAAGCTCCGTGTGAGCAAGATCCGAAACGGCACCGTCATCGACCACGTCCACGCCGGGCAGGCGTTGAACGTCCTGGCAATTCTCGGAATCGACGGCTCCGACGGCGAGGAGGTGTCCGTCGGGATGAACGTCCCGTCGGATCGACTCGCGACGAAGGACATCGTGAAAGTCGAAGGACGCGAGCTGAACCAGGACGAAGTCGACGTTCTCTCGCTGATCGCCCCCGAAGCGACGATCAACATCGTCCGCGAGTACGACGTCGTCGAGAAACACCGGGTCGAACGACCGGACACGGTCGAGGGGATCCTCTCGTGCCCGAACGCCGGGTGTATCACCGCAGCGGACGAACCGGTCACCTCGCGCTTCGACGTGCTCGCGGACGGAGTCAGGTGCGTCTACTGTGAACGCATCGTTCGCGACGAGATCGCGTCACTTATCGAACCCTAA
- the pyrB gene encoding aspartate carbamoyltransferase: protein MRHGNILTSKQLSREDIETVLDRANELDGDGSALAGEYSDTLLGLLFFEPSTRTKMSFETAMKRLGGDVVDMGAVDSSSITKGESLADTVRVIEGYTDAIVLRHPKQGAAKLASEYVDVPVINAGDGAGHHPTQTLLDLYTIRETAGLDDLTIGIMGDLKYGRTVHSLAYALSNFDTRQHFISPESLQLPREVVFDLHQEGASLKEHESLDPVLSELDVLYVTRIQRERFPDENEYQKVAGEYCITAETLDDASDDLTVMHPLPRVDEIAPDVDATEHATYFEQAHNGVPVRMALLDLLLGEDDE from the coding sequence ATGCGACACGGCAATATTCTCACGAGCAAACAACTATCCCGCGAGGATATCGAAACCGTCCTCGACCGTGCAAACGAACTGGATGGGGACGGATCGGCGCTCGCGGGGGAGTACAGTGATACGCTGCTCGGCCTGCTGTTCTTCGAACCGAGTACGCGAACGAAGATGAGTTTCGAGACGGCGATGAAGCGTCTCGGTGGGGACGTCGTCGATATGGGTGCCGTCGACTCCTCCAGTATCACGAAGGGAGAAAGCCTGGCCGATACCGTTCGCGTCATCGAAGGCTACACCGACGCCATCGTGTTGCGCCACCCGAAACAGGGTGCGGCAAAACTGGCGAGTGAGTACGTCGACGTTCCGGTCATCAACGCCGGAGACGGCGCTGGCCACCATCCAACACAGACGCTCCTCGATCTGTACACGATCAGAGAAACGGCGGGGCTGGACGACCTGACTATCGGGATCATGGGCGACCTGAAGTACGGACGGACCGTCCACTCACTCGCATACGCCCTCTCGAACTTCGATACTCGACAGCACTTCATCAGTCCCGAGAGCCTGCAACTCCCGCGAGAGGTCGTCTTCGACCTCCACCAGGAAGGCGCGTCCCTGAAAGAACACGAGTCGCTCGACCCGGTGTTGTCCGAACTCGACGTGCTCTACGTCACCAGGATCCAGCGCGAGCGCTTCCCCGACGAGAACGAGTACCAGAAGGTCGCAGGCGAGTACTGCATCACCGCCGAGACGCTCGACGATGCTAGCGACGATCTGACGGTGATGCACCCGCTCCCGCGAGTCGACGAAATCGCGCCGGACGTCGACGCCACGGAGCACGCAACGTACTTCGAACAGGCTCACAACGGCGTTCCGGTTCGCATGGCGCTGTTAGACCTCTTGCTGGGTGAGGACGATGAGTGA
- a CDS encoding RAD55 family ATPase, which translates to MAGRLETGIDVLDRKLDGGLPPGCIVAYTASPASQSELLLYELTAARGTLYISTERSDDAIRHCLDASQARVGSPTIRQITGDDPITDARRLVGALPDGANLIIDTMDVLEETGIDDYRVFLNELKSQMLETGSIAVLHCLKRETIPANRSATLHMADAVFDLETNIGAAELENFLTIPKFRAGGAPTERIKLEMAEQMAIDTSRDIA; encoded by the coding sequence ATGGCTGGGCGGTTAGAAACTGGTATCGACGTTCTCGACAGGAAGCTAGACGGCGGGTTACCACCGGGGTGTATCGTCGCCTACACGGCCTCGCCAGCCAGCCAATCGGAACTGCTTCTCTACGAACTGACGGCCGCGCGTGGCACGCTGTACATCTCGACGGAGCGATCCGACGACGCGATTCGCCACTGCCTAGACGCCTCACAGGCACGCGTCGGGAGTCCAACGATCAGGCAGATCACTGGCGACGATCCGATCACTGATGCCCGTCGACTGGTCGGTGCGCTCCCCGACGGCGCGAACCTGATCATCGATACGATGGACGTCCTCGAAGAGACGGGAATCGACGACTACCGCGTCTTCCTGAACGAACTCAAGAGCCAGATGCTCGAAACGGGTAGTATCGCCGTTCTCCACTGCCTGAAACGCGAGACGATTCCCGCCAACCGGTCGGCGACGCTCCACATGGCCGACGCCGTCTTCGATCTGGAGACGAATATCGGAGCGGCGGAGTTAGAGAACTTCCTCACGATCCCGAAGTTCAGAGCCGGCGGCGCGCCGACCGAACGGATCAAACTCGAGATGGCCGAACAGATGGCGATCGACACGAGCCGCGACATCGCCTGA
- a CDS encoding histidine phosphatase family protein, producing the protein MGTQTTLYFVRHAHSPYVPNREAERGLSEQGRRDALHVARTLTEYDIDVVVSSPYTRAVETVQEIAEAVGTAVITESGFRERTLAESHVADFEKAISRVWKDPSFSWEGGESNEVAQERGIAAVERTLERWTGEDIVIGTHGNLLTLILNYYDETYDFEFWQQLSMPDIYQVTFEKDRPSRIERIPSEGDVQR; encoded by the coding sequence ATGGGTACTCAAACTACTCTTTACTTCGTACGCCACGCACACTCTCCTTACGTACCGAATAGGGAGGCTGAACGTGGGTTATCAGAGCAGGGTCGTCGAGACGCACTCCACGTCGCCAGAACCCTCACAGAATATGATATTGATGTCGTCGTATCAAGCCCCTATACTCGTGCAGTTGAAACCGTACAAGAAATTGCCGAGGCCGTAGGGACAGCTGTCATTACAGAGAGTGGGTTTAGAGAACGAACACTGGCCGAGAGCCACGTTGCGGACTTTGAGAAAGCAATTTCGCGAGTGTGGAAGGATCCGTCCTTTTCGTGGGAAGGTGGGGAATCAAACGAGGTCGCGCAAGAACGAGGGATTGCGGCGGTCGAAAGAACTCTCGAACGGTGGACTGGGGAAGATATTGTAATCGGGACTCACGGTAACCTTCTGACCTTGATTTTGAACTACTATGACGAGACGTATGATTTCGAATTCTGGCAACAGTTGTCGATGCCGGACATCTATCAAGTGACCTTCGAGAAAGACAGGCCGTCACGGATAGAACGGATTCCTTCAGAGGGTGATGTTCAGCGTTGA
- a CDS encoding FKBP-type peptidyl-prolyl cis-trans isomerase, with the protein MTDEAESEAETPVDDADTETADTDESTPESGLQDGDFIEIAYTARTVEDDQLVDTTDQEVAEEEGVADQGREFNPRTIVVGEGHIFESVEDAIRGSEVGDSGTVTVPAEEAFGEYDPDDVETVSAEKIGEDDRYPGAQIELDGRQGFLETIVGGRARVDFNHPLAGEDVEYDYEVLDEVEDRLQQAAGLFEMYIDVEPEVHIETDEVEEEVLVETDEDEEDEDAEPEYETEVVEKETLYVESTPQLTMNQQWMFSKQQIAQDVIDKVGVDRVIVQDIIDGSGGMGMPGMMGGMGGMGGGEDGLEDALEDADVDADELVEELEADDE; encoded by the coding sequence ATGACCGATGAAGCTGAGTCCGAGGCTGAGACCCCGGTAGATGACGCAGACACGGAAACGGCCGACACAGACGAGTCTACGCCCGAGAGTGGGCTGCAGGACGGCGACTTTATCGAGATCGCCTACACCGCCCGCACGGTCGAGGACGACCAGCTCGTCGACACGACAGACCAGGAGGTCGCCGAGGAGGAAGGCGTCGCGGATCAGGGTCGTGAGTTCAATCCGCGAACGATCGTCGTCGGCGAGGGTCACATCTTCGAGAGCGTCGAGGACGCGATTCGCGGCAGCGAAGTCGGCGACAGCGGAACCGTGACCGTCCCCGCCGAAGAGGCCTTCGGCGAGTACGACCCGGACGACGTCGAGACCGTCAGTGCCGAGAAGATCGGCGAAGACGACCGCTACCCCGGCGCGCAGATCGAACTCGACGGGCGCCAGGGCTTCCTCGAGACGATCGTCGGTGGCCGTGCCCGCGTCGACTTCAACCACCCGCTCGCGGGTGAGGACGTCGAGTACGACTACGAGGTTCTCGACGAAGTCGAGGATCGCCTCCAGCAGGCGGCTGGCCTCTTCGAGATGTACATCGACGTCGAACCCGAGGTCCACATCGAGACCGACGAGGTCGAAGAGGAGGTTCTCGTCGAGACCGACGAAGACGAGGAAGACGAAGATGCCGAACCCGAGTACGAGACCGAAGTCGTCGAGAAGGAGACGCTGTACGTCGAGTCCACGCCACAGCTGACGATGAACCAGCAGTGGATGTTCTCCAAACAGCAGATCGCCCAGGACGTCATCGACAAGGTCGGCGTCGACCGCGTCATCGTGCAGGACATCATCGACGGCAGCGGCGGCATGGGCATGCCGGGTATGATGGGCGGCATGGGTGGCATGGGCGGCGGTGAAGACGGCCTCGAAGATGCGCTGGAAGACGCTGACGTCGACGCAGACGAACTCGTCGAAGAACTCGAAGCCGACGACGAGTAA
- the cyaB gene encoding class IV adenylate cyclase, whose translation MYEVEVKVPADHERVRERLERVEATLRRSVTQVDVYYDAPHRTFAETDEALRIRRERDGDDEQVKVTYKGPLVDEDSKTREEFETSVGDESAIEGILDRLGFTEAATVRKDRRMYALDGYTVTLDDVEGVGQYVEVEQATTEEDVDAVRRGAFEVVERLDLDPDEQIRTSYLGLLLDASSDSA comes from the coding sequence ATGTACGAGGTCGAGGTGAAGGTACCTGCCGATCACGAGCGTGTTCGAGAGCGTCTCGAGCGGGTGGAGGCCACCCTGCGTCGATCGGTGACACAAGTTGACGTGTACTACGACGCGCCCCATCGGACGTTTGCCGAAACGGACGAGGCGCTTCGCATTCGGCGCGAACGAGACGGGGACGACGAGCAGGTGAAGGTGACTTACAAGGGACCACTCGTCGACGAAGATTCGAAGACCAGAGAGGAGTTCGAGACGTCAGTCGGGGACGAGTCGGCGATCGAGGGGATTCTCGACCGCCTCGGGTTTACCGAAGCCGCCACCGTCCGGAAGGACCGACGTATGTACGCTCTCGACGGGTACACCGTGACACTCGACGACGTCGAGGGTGTTGGCCAGTACGTGGAAGTGGAACAGGCGACGACCGAGGAGGACGTCGACGCCGTCCGTCGCGGGGCGTTCGAGGTTGTAGAACGACTCGATCTCGATCCCGACGAGCAGATCCGGACGTCCTATCTCGGTCTCCTTCTGGACGCGTCGAGCGACTCCGCGTGA
- a CDS encoding methionine adenosyltransferase: MTDRNIRVEPFERRAVNDQEIEIVERKGIGHPDSICDGIAEHVSQALAQTYLDRVGTVLHFNTDETQLVAGEAAPAFGGGEVVDPIYLLIVGRATKHYDGQTIPTEAIALRAAREYLAETIPELTFGEDIVVDVKFGEGSGDLQSVFGEDDVSVPMANDTSYGVGHAPLSETEEIVREAERRLNGPYSADHPELGTDVKIMGKREGDEIDVTVAAAMIDEHIPDMDAYRDAVEDVREFVAGVAAEYTDRTVRVHVNTADDYDAGSIYLTVTGTSAEQGDDGSVGRGNRANGLITPNRSMSMEATSGKNPVNHIGKIYNLLSTQIAQATVAEVDGVRDLRVRLLSQIGRPIDHPHVADVHVVTEDGVSIEAVEDEVTAIVDRELGAVTDLTRRVIEGELTTF, translated from the coding sequence ATGACCGATCGGAACATCCGCGTCGAACCGTTCGAGCGACGAGCGGTAAACGATCAGGAGATCGAAATCGTCGAACGAAAGGGCATCGGCCATCCGGACTCGATCTGTGACGGCATCGCCGAACACGTCTCGCAGGCACTCGCGCAGACGTATCTCGACCGTGTCGGAACGGTGCTTCACTTCAACACGGACGAGACACAGCTCGTCGCTGGCGAGGCGGCGCCTGCCTTCGGCGGCGGGGAAGTCGTCGACCCGATCTACTTGCTGATCGTCGGCCGGGCTACGAAACACTACGACGGCCAGACGATTCCGACTGAAGCGATCGCACTTCGTGCAGCGCGCGAGTATCTGGCCGAGACGATCCCTGAACTCACGTTCGGCGAGGACATCGTCGTCGACGTCAAATTCGGTGAGGGGAGTGGTGATCTGCAGTCTGTCTTCGGTGAGGACGACGTCAGCGTCCCGATGGCCAACGACACGAGCTACGGTGTCGGCCACGCGCCGCTCTCGGAGACCGAAGAGATCGTTCGGGAAGCTGAGCGCCGACTCAACGGCCCGTACTCTGCTGACCATCCGGAACTCGGCACCGACGTGAAGATCATGGGCAAGCGCGAGGGCGACGAGATCGACGTGACGGTTGCCGCCGCGATGATCGACGAGCACATCCCGGACATGGACGCCTACCGCGACGCCGTCGAGGACGTCCGAGAATTCGTCGCCGGCGTGGCCGCCGAATACACCGATCGAACGGTTCGCGTTCACGTCAACACGGCCGACGACTACGATGCCGGTTCGATCTACCTGACGGTGACGGGCACCTCTGCGGAGCAGGGTGACGACGGTTCCGTCGGTCGGGGGAACCGGGCGAACGGCCTCATCACCCCGAACCGCTCGATGTCGATGGAGGCGACGAGCGGGAAGAACCCCGTCAATCACATCGGGAAGATCTACAACCTCCTCTCGACGCAGATCGCACAGGCGACGGTCGCCGAGGTCGACGGCGTCCGCGACCTCCGTGTCCGTCTACTGAGCCAGATCGGCCGGCCGATCGACCACCCTCACGTCGCCGACGTCCACGTCGTCACCGAGGACGGTGTCTCGATCGAGGCTGTCGAAGACGAGGTCACCGCGATCGTCGACCGCGAGCTGGGCGCCGTCACCGATCTCACGCGCCGCGTGATCGAGGGCGAACTGACCACGTTCTAA